TTCCTTCTTGCTTTCCTGGCTTTCCGTGGTGAGCATGACGACCGGCAGAAACTTGCAATTGGGCCGGGTCTTGACTTCTTTGATCAGGCTGATGCCGTCCATGTTCGGCATGTTCAAATCTGTCAGAATCAAGTCGAACTTGGCGCCCGAGAGTTTGCCCAGCGCGTCTTTGCCATCCGAGGCTTCCTGGACCTCGTAGCCTGCACCGCGCAAGGTCATGGCCATCAGACTGCGCATGGACACTGCATCGTCAACAACAAGTATGGATTTTGGCATGCCGTCTATCTCCTGCATGGGTTTCAAGAAATCTGTTCCGCGATGTGTATGCCGTACAGCCTTGCGATATCTGCCAGGGCCTCGCCAGCATCATTCAGGCAGAAGGCCTTGCCGTACTCCCGGGCGGTCTGCCGCACGGAGAGCAGCAGCTGAAAATACGCCGTGTCCACGGCCAGAACATCCCCGGCGCCGACGGCAACCGTGGAAAACTCCAGACTGTCCCAATCAACAGCCTTCAGGAGCAGGGCATGGGCCTCGACCTCATAAATCAGGCATTCAGCCGGCAGCAGCACGCTCAGAATGCCCTGACTGGTTTCGATCCGCATCATGCCTCCTCGCGTTGCAATGTCGTGCATGCGGACTCCTCCGCAGCCAGTGCGTCCAGATCCAGCAGCAGCACCGGGGCGCCATCCCCGATTTTGGCCGCCCCCACGAGGTAGCGCCGGGACTTCTCCGGCAACCAGGATGCAGGCAGCGGCTCGACAGTGTCCCGCCGCACATCAAGGGGCTTCATGACCCTGTCCACAATCAGCCCGTTCATCTGGGCCCCCTGCCCTGCCACCAGCATGCGCGTCTCGTCCGTCCGGTTGGCCCTGGCCAGGCCCAGGCGTGCGCGCAGGTCCATGGCCGGGATGACCACCCCCCGCAAATTGACCAGGCCCTCGAAGTGGGGCAGCGTTCCGGGCACGGGCGTAATTGCTTCCGGCACGGTGATCTCCCGGACACTGTGCATGGGCGTGGCAAAAATCTCCTCCCCCAGGCCGAAGCAGACGTGGCGCTCCAGAACGGTGTCCGGTTCCAAGGCCTCCTGCGCCGCGCCATGTTCCAAATCTGCTGAATATGATTCCTCTCCCAGATGTTCCGGCAGCCGGCCCGCGAACAGGGCTTCCGGATTCAGCAACATGAGGAGCCCCCGGCCGTCGTGCGTGTGGATCGCTTCCGCACCGCACACCCCGGCCCCCTGTTCAGGCAGGACGAGAATGCGCCCCAGGCGTTCGGCTGCAATACCCAGGCGCATGCCGCCGTGCTCCAGCACAAAGAGGTAATGCCGGTGGGCTTGCGCCACGCTGGCGCTGGACTCCAGGAGCAGGCCAAGGTCGAACACAGCCAGGGTTTCGCCTTTATCCGCCATCAGCCCCAGCAGCCCCGGAAACGCCCAGGGCGGTGACAGGGCCTGGGTGTACGGACTGATTCTGACGATGGACTCCAGCCGCAGGGCGAATTCCCTGCCCGCCGCGGCAAAGGTCATCACCGTCATCATTGGGCTGGCGGGATTCCCGTCCCGTTCCCGGCCGCCAGCGGTCCGGGAGAGGGGGTGCTGCGACCTTCCGGTCACCGTCCTGACCTGCGCCGGGATATCGAAGGCGCACAAGGCATCCACGTTCAGCCAATAGACCATGCGCCCGGCCATCCCGTTGTGGAGCACCCCCCGGATACATTCGCGGGCGGCCCCCAGCTCCGGAATTGCCGACGTCTGGACCATGGCGCCGTCTTCGGCATCGATCATGGCCAGCACCTTGTCCAGGCGCAGGGCCATGGGGCCGCCATGCGGAGCCACCACCACGTGCTGGTGCGGGCTTGCGGTGTCCGATGCGCTGTCGAACCGCACTCCCCCGAGCCGCAGCCCCAGGTCCATGACGGGCATAATTTCGCCGCGCAGGTTGGCCAGGCCCAGGACGCAGTCTGGCGCACCAGGGGTTGCCGTGACAATCAGTTCGCTTTCTATGCTGCGCACGGCATTGGCAGGCATGGCCAGCAGCAGGCTGCCACACTCGACGATGAGTATTTTTTCCAACGCGTGCGCCATGTCAGTGCTCCAGCCGATGCATTGCCGAATCGATCAGCTCGCCAGGATCCAAGACCAGCAGTGCGCGTCCGTCGCCCAGGATGGAGGCTCCGGCCAGGCCCGGCAATCCTGCCAAAAAATCCGGCAGGGGCTTGATGACAAGCTCTTCCTGACGAAACAGGGCATCCACGGCCAGGCCGAGCCTGTCTTCCCCTTTTTGCAGGACGACAACGGGTATGTCCTCGTCCTGGGCGTCCCGCAGCGCATCGTCCAACGCATCCTTCCGGGCGTCGTCCCCGGAAGGGGCTTCTGCCGGGAGCACGCCCAGCAGTTCCGAGAGCGTCTCCAGCCCCAGGACTTCGCCGCGCAGGGTCATGGCCCGCTTTTTCATCATCGGCTTGATGCGGCTGTTGTTGATTTTCACGGTTTCCCGCACGGCTTCCACGGGAATGGCAAAGGTTTCCCTTCCCACCCCCACAAGCAGGACCTCCACCACCGCCAGCGTCAGGGGCAATTCCATGCGCAGGCGTGTGCCCTCGCCCACGCGGGAGTCGATGTGCACGTTGCCCTTGAGCTTACGCATGTTCGTGAGCACCACATCCATGCCCACGCCACGCCCGGAGATGGCCGTCACCTGGTCTGCGGTGCTGAAGCCCGGCTCGAAGATCAGCTGGATAATCTCTTCGCGAGTCAGCGTGGCTGCCCTGTCCGGAGTCACCAGCCCCTTGGCGACCGCCTTTTCGAGCACCGCGGCGCTGTCGATGCCTGCGCCGTCGTCCACCACCTCAATGACGATGGCGTTGCCCTCCTGGGCGGCTTTCAGGAGAATGGTGCCGCGCTCGGGCTTGCCATTCCTGACGCGCCATTCCGGGCTTTCGATGCCATGGTCTGCGGCGTTGCGGATAATGTGCATCAAGGGATCGCCAATTTCCTCGGCCACGCTCTTGTCTATTTCCGTGTCTTCGCCCTGGAGGATCAGGCTGATTTTCTTGTCGCTGCGCTGGGTGATATCGCGGATGATGCGCGGGAATTTCTGAAACACCGTGCGTACCGGGACCATGCGCATGTCCATGACACTTCGCTGCATGGCGTCCGAAATGCGGGCAATGCCCTGGCAGGCAACGCGCAGCTCGCGCAGGCCCGGCAGGTGTTTGCCTGCCTGGCGCTCCAGTCCCTTTTCCACATGCCCCAGCACATTCCTGGCCACGATGAGTTCACCCACAAGGTTCATGAACACATCCAGAATCTGCTGATTCACGCGCATGGTCTTGATGGCGGCATGCGGCTGCAGCTGGCGCTGGAGCTGGCCAGAACGTTGATCCGTGCCGGGATCCCCTGCATTTCCCGGGGCGGCCTCTTTCGTCGCAGCGGCCTCCTGTGCAAGGCCTGCCAGGAACAGCTTGATCCCCGAGAAACTTTCGCCGAGCTTCTCCAGCAAGGACGCAGAAAGCGCAATCTCGTTCTGGCGCAATGCGTCCAGGATATTTTCGATGTGGATCGCCGCCTCTTCCAACGAGTCAAAGCCCATGTATCGGGCCCCGCTTTTCATGGAGTGCGCGGCACGGAAGAACATGTCCAGCGTTGAACGATCTTCCCCTGCGCCCTTTTCCATGCGCTCAAGGCAAAGCTTCATGGTATCCGTGTGCTGGGCTGCGGAATCCAGAAAGATGGCCAGGGGCGCCACAGCCAAGGGCCCGGAAGCGGCAACGGCCCGTTCCGGCACGCCGAGGCGCTGTTTTTCGATGCGCAACCGCTCCACAAGGGCAGCTGCATCCCACGCGCTCCCCGGCTTTTCGACCATCCCCCGCAGCGCGTCCACGGTTTCAAAACAGACGTCCAGCAAGGCATCGGAAAAGGCAAACGCATCCATGCCGCGCACAGCGTCAAGGATTGATTCAAGCGCATGGGCCAGTTCGGCTATGTCCTGCAGGCCCACATACGATGCGGTCCCCTTGATGCTGTGAATGCGCCGAAAGAGTTCACCCAGGGCGGCACGGTCATCGCAGGCCTGGCCCAGCTTCAGCAGGGACTGCTCGGATTCGTCCAGGTTTTCTGACGCCTCCACCTGAAAATCCCTGAGCAGCCTGTCCGCCAATTCGTCGCTGACGGGCATGCCCCCACTCACTGACGCAGCGATGGGCACCTTAGCTATCTCTTTTTTCTTGCTGGGCATTCGTATAATCCTGGTCAGGCGAGGAGCATTTTGACTTTGGTCACCAGGGCCGCGGGTTGCGTTGGCTTCACCAGGTACACGTTGGCCCCGGCCTCCATGCCTTTCACCCTGTCCAGGGCTTCTTCTTCCGTGGAAATCATGATCACAGGCATGTCGCGGTAGCCATCCGTGGAGCGGATTCTGCGTGTCAACTCATAGCCATCCATCTTTGGCATGTTCACATCCGTGATGACCATGTGGAACTGTTCACGCAACAACAACTCAAGGGCAATATAGCCATTTTCCGCAGTGGCACATTGATATCCTGCCCCAGCAAGGATGTACTCATGCAGGCTCAAGACAATGTTTGAATCGTCAACAATTAATATTTTTGAGCACATCATGCATTCCTTATCGCGTAGCGCTTGTTGCAGGCTTCTTGTAACAAAGAAAATCCCCAACTCGTTCCAGCAGAAATGAGGCGGTGATGCGTCCCACAGATTCCGAATGGCCAAGAAAGACATACCCGCCTGGATTGAGCGCATCATACAGGCAGGAAAGAACCTTCTTCCTGGAATCATCATCAAAATAGATGAGTACGTTTCTGCAGAAGATGAAGTCGAATCCGCGTTTGCGGCGCATGGACACCCGATCCACCAGGTTCAGTTGCTCAAAGGTCACAGGCTGCATGGCGTTTGCAAGCAGCTGCCAGCCGTCCGCGGTGCGCTGGAAGTACTTTTGCCTGTACACAATGGGAGTTTCCTTGACGGAACGTTCGCTGTAGAGCCCGATGCGCGCATGCCGCAGGACATGGCGGTCAATGTCTGTTGCCAGGATTTCCGTGTCCCAATTGGCATAGTCTTCAATCATTTCCTGGAGGATGATGGACAGGGTGTACGGCTCCTCGCCCGTGGCGCACGCCGCGGACCAGATATTCATGGTGGCATCCCGGGCCCGGCGCTTGCGTTCGAGGTATTTCGGCAGCACCTCCTCAGCAAAACCACGCAGCTGTGGAAAATCGCGAAAGAAGTAGGTTTCGTTGATGGTGATTTCTTCGATAAAACAGGAAAGCTCCGTTTCCTTGTGCGAATAGAGCAACTCGTTGTAGTATTGCTGGAACGAGCTGCAACAACGAACCTGCATGCGCTGCGCAAGACGACTGGACAGAAAGTAATTCTTCTTCGGCTCGAAGTATATTCCAGTCTCTTTGTAGATGAGTGCTCGAATTCTTTCCAGATCGGCATCTGTCAGCAATGATTGCATGCGATGCTCCTATGCCAATCCGCAATGCATCAACGCAGTACGATGATAATACTGCGCCTCTGGCGAAAGCCGGGCGGTATTGATGGTTGCAAACGCCTTTTGGGCGGCCTCGCCTCCAATTCTGGCAATGGCGTGCAGAATGTTGCATTGCAGCCAGGCATGCGAGTCCAGGTGTTGCAGCAGCGCAGGCACGGCGCCTTTGTACCCAACCCTGCCGATGGCTTCGGCTGCTGCGCCGGCCACATTGGGGTTGGGATCGTCAAGCATGCGCACGAAGAGAGCTTCTGCGTCGATCTCGCTGACCTCCCCTATCTTGCCCAGAATATCCACGGCGAATTTGCGAATGTCCGAGACGGGCGAGGTGCAGCAGGCTGTCAGCTCCTCCAGCGCATCCAGACTGAGCGCTTCCAGTATTTCAAAGCTGATATTGCGCAGGGGCACCTCTTCTGAAGCCATGAGCGGAACCACGCGCCGGGCAGTTTCGCGCCCGCCGATGACTCCCAGGGCCTCGGCCGCCGCCTCGCGCACAGCCACCACCGGATCTTCCAGGGCCGTGACAAGCGCCGGCACTGCCCCTTCCAGGCCCAGGGATCCCAAATCCTCAGCCGCGTAACGGCGCACTGTTTCGTCGCCGGTCTGGAGATTGTGAACGAGCCGATCAAGCTCTTGCATTCATCGCCTCCTGGGTCATCCTAGGATGTGACCAGACTGATAATCTTGCTTGCAATGGCTTGCACAGGCAGCACAAATTCCGCTCCGCCCAGACGTATGGCCTCGGCAGGCATGCCGAAGACCACTGCTGTTTCTTCCGACTCGGCGATGGTCCGCCCGCCTGCCTTGCGTATGGCGGCCATGGCCCGGGCGCCGTCGTTGCCCATGCCGGTCATGAGCACGGCAATGATATTGCCGCCGTAACACTCCAGCACCGATTCCATGGTCACATCCACCGAGGGCTTGTGCAGGGTCTCTGCAGGCTGCTCTGAGAGTCTGACCATGAACCCCGGCTTGCCTGCGCCCCTGGGCGCCAGGGTCATATGCACGTCTCCCGGCGCCAGGTAGCCGTGGTTGGGCTCGATGATGTCTGCGCGCTGCGCCTCCTTGAACGGGAAGGCGCAGTTGCTGTTCAGGCGCTGTGCAAAGGAGGTGGTGAAGCTCCCGGGCATGTGCTGGATGACGATGACGGGCACGCCAAAATCCGCCGGCAGTTGCGGAAGGACATCCATGATCGACTTGGGACCACCAGTGGACAGGCCAATGACCACAATTTTGTTCGCAGGGCTGGCCGGAGTGGTTACCCTGGGAGTGCGCGCCGGAGTGGGACGCGGGCGCGCTTGCGGCTGGGCCTTCTTGCGTCTGCCGGCGCGTCCGATATTGACGCTGGCTGCCGCACGGATTTTGAAGATGATCTCTGCAGCAATCTGATCCATGTTCTTGGAGATGGTCCCCCCGGGCTTGGCCACAAAATCCACCGCGCCCAGCTCCAGGGCCTCGTATGTCGTCAGCGCGCCTTCCCGGGTCAGGGAACTGATCATGACCACAGGCCGGGGCGATTCCATCATGATGTACTGCAGGGCCGTCAGGCCATCCATGACGGGCATGTTGATATCCAGGGCCACCACGTCCGGTTCCAGCTCCTTGGCCTTGTCCACGGCCTCGCGTCCGTCCTTGGCCACGCCAATGACCTCGATCTCCCCGGAGCTTTCCATGATTTTTTTGATTTCCCTGCGCATGAGCGCCGAGTCGTCGGCAATCAGGACCTTGACCTTTCGCATGTACCGTCCTCACAAAGTGATGGAGTGAAGGCCACCCCGAACAGACCGCGCACGCTACAGCAACACGCGCTTGCCATTGGTCAATTTGACTTCAATGGCGCCACTGCCCACATCAAAGAACACGCTGCGGCCGAAGGCGCCGCCCACGGATTGCGCCGCAACATGCAAGCCCAGTGTGCGCAGCACCTCCGTCACACTGGTCAGAATTCCTGTGGGGAGCTGACCCATGAAGCCCACTTCGCAGCCCTCGAACATGTTGCCGGCCCCCGCGAGACGCACGGACATGTGCTCGCGCCGCGCGCCTCGGCGTTCCATGGGGAGCAGAAGCCCCACCAGGGCGGTGTCGGCATATAATCCTGGCGAGTGTGCGGCCTCTTGCACGTCCAGCGAGGAGGACGGCATGGGGATGTGCGCCATGCCGCCCAGCTTGCGCGCCTGGTCCCAGAGGCAGGCCACCACGCACGAGCCCACCCCCCTGGCCACCAGCAGGCCGGCATTGCGAGCCATCTTGAATTCGCCCGTCAGGACTACCTGTTCCGGACCCATATTCTTTCTCCGGACCGCCGTCTGGTCATTGCGCCACCACGGTTGCCCGGCCCTTGCCTGACCTGGCTTTTTCCTTTCCCCCTGCTGCAGCCGACCGTTCAGCCTCGCCAGGGCGGTCACCAGCAGGGGTGTCCGCAGCCAGTTCCATGAGTTCGAGCCCTTCCTCGCCGGAGAGGATGGAGTCCACATTCAAGAGGATGATGATGCGTTTGCCTTTGTTCAGTTTGCCCAGACCGTCGATGAATCGTTTGTCCGGGCTGCTGCCGGAGAGGACCGAAGGCGGCGGTTCGATGTCTTTCTTGGCCATGCGCAGCACCTCGGACACGGAATCCACGATGACGCCGGTTGTCCGTCCCTGGATGCTGAGCACGACAATGCGGTTCTGTTCCGTGCGCTCGCCTTTCTCCAGGTTGAATCTGGTGCGCATGTCGATGACCGGAAGGACGTTGCCCCGCAGATTCACGATGCCTTCCACAAAGTCCGGAGCCTTGGGCACCGTGGTGATTTCCTCGATGCGGATGATCTCCTGCACGCGCATGATATCGATGCCGTATTCCTCGTGCGCGACATGAAAGCAGACCAGCTGGGCTTCGTCGTCGATTTCCTGGGCGGCCTTGAGCTCGTGTCTCGTGGCGCTGCCTGCGGTGGCCGCCACCTCTTGCCGCTCTTCGTCCGAAAGCAGGCGGGCGGCGTCCAGGAGCATGAGCAGACGTTCCCCCTTGTTCAGCTTGCCCACACCCTTGAGCCGGGAGGCATCTTCCGAGTTGATGATGGCGGGCGGGAGTTCGATGCTGGATTTTGGCAGACGCATGACCTCGGATACGGAATCGACCTGAATGCCTGTGAGCACTCCGTCCAAATCCAGCACCACGATGCGCCGGGCGTCGATCTCGTCATCATCCACGGCCGCGCTGCCACCAACTGCGGACGCCGTCTCGTCCGCCTCCAGGCCGAATCTGGTGCGCAGGTCCATGATGGGCAACAGCCGGTTGCGCAAGGACATCACGCCCTTGATGAAATCCGGCGCCTTGGGCACGGTGGTGATTTCCGTGACGCGGATGATCTCCTGCACCTGCATGATATCGATGGCGAATTCCTCTTCGGCAAGCCTGAAGGTCACCATCAGCTCTTCCTCTTCCAGGGCCTTGCTTTCCACCATCCCGGTGCGGCCGGCCTTGGCAGTGGTGCCCTTGGCTCCCGTGGCCCCCATGGCCGCCGGTATGAGCATGTCCGCATCCAGGATCATCACCAGGCGGTTGCCATTGCCGATTTTGGCCACTCCCCGCAGGTACTGGCCTTCGATGCCAGCCACCACCTTGGGCGGGACCTCGATGATCTTATCGTCAATGTGCAGCACCTCGGACACGGAATCCACAATGATGCCTGTGGACGTGCCGCCGCAATCCAGAACCACCACGCGGGTGGAATCGTCCATCTCCTTGGAATCCATCCCCAGACGCTGACGCAGGTTGATGACCGGCAGGATGCTGCCGCGCAGGTTGGCAATGCCATTCATGTAGCTGGGCGTATTGGGCACCTTGGTAATGACCGGCGGTCGCACGATCTCCTGGACCAGGCCGATGGGAAACGCCAGCTCTTCGCCAGAGAGCGAAAAGGTCACAAGCTGACCTTCCCCGGTTTCCACGATCAGTTCTTCTTTCGTCATAAGGCTCTCCCCGGACAATGCCGATTAGGCCGCCTGCAGTTCGTCTGCGAGTGCCGAGATATCCTCAATGGCCTGGCTGAGTTCCTGCATTCCCTTGGCCTGCTCGGTCGCACTGGCCGACGCCTGCTGGGCGGCGCTGGAACCCTGCTGGGCCGCGGAAGCAATCTGGTCCACGCCCTGCTGCGCCTGTTCCACGGCGAGTGCAGCCTGCCCTGTATTGCTCTGAATGCTGACGATGCCCACGCGCACCTCGCCGATCTCTTTCTCGATGCGCAACAAATCCGCAGTGGATTTTTTGGCATTGTGCGCGTCTTTGTTGGCCATGGAACCCAGTTCGAGGATGTCCCTGGAGACGATGAGCACCTGATCCTGGATGGAGCGCACGAGGTCTTTGATCTTTTCCGCGTTCTGTTCCGAATCGTTGGCCAGGGTGCGGATGTCGGAGGCCACGACGGCAAAGCCCTTGCCGTATTCACCGGCCCGCGCGGCTTCAATGGCGCCGTTCACGGCCAGCATGTTCGTCTGCATGGCCACGTTGGTGATGGCATCCACGATCTTGTCGATCTGGCGCACACGCACTTCGAGGCTCTTCACATTTTCAGCCGACGTGGTGCTGACGTTGGCGCTGGTGCTGATGCCCACAATGAGGTTGTCCACCGCGACCTTGCTTTCGGTCAGCAGCGTGACCATGTTGACGACCTTTTCCAGGGCATCCACAGCCTTCTGGGCGATCTCCTGGCTTTGGCGATTCACCTGGGTGATGGCCGAGGAGGATTCTTCCGCAGCAGCGCTCTGCTGTTCCGCGCCCTTGGCAATCTGGCGGATGGCGCTCATGATCTGCTGGGAGGCGGCATTGGCCTGGGAGATGGTGGCGGAGAGTTCCTCGGCCGTGGCGGCGAGCTGCTCGCTGGATTTTTCGGAATCCGTATTGACCTTGAGGTCTTCAGCCATCTGGGCCAACTCTTCGGTGGCGGTTTCGATATCCTTCATGGCCTTCATCTGCTCGGCCGTGGAGGTCGATGCCTGGGCCGCTGCGCTGGCGGCTTCTTCTGAGGCCGAGGCAATGATTTCCGTGCCCTTGAGGAACTGCACAATGGCCGTGGCCACGCTGGCGCTCATGTCGTTGATAAAGGCGCACTCGCCCTGCAGCTGCTTCATGTCCGCTTCAATCTGAGTCAGCTGCGCAGTGACGGCGCGGCCCTTTTCCACCTCTTCCTTGCCGGTGTTGCCCGCTTCTTCCGCATCCCTGGCCACCACGCGCACGTCCTTCTGGATCTCGGAAATCAGCTCGCGGATCGAACGGGCCGATTTTTCCGCGCCCTCGGCCAGGTTGCGGACCTCGTCCGCCACCACGGCAAAGCCACGGCCATGCTCGCCTGCACGCGCTGCCTCAATGGCGGCGTTCAGAGCCAGCAGGTTGGTCTGATCCGCAATGCCTGCCACGGTCTTGACCACTTGGCCAATCTCGTCCGCCTGCTTTTCCAACTCGGAAATGAGCCTGGCAGACTGGACGTTCCGGTCCGCTGAAAGGCCTACATTGGCGATGATGGCTTCAATGTCTGCCGAGGTCTGGCGCACCAGCTCCTGCAGCGCATTGGTCTTTTCCATGGAGGCCTGGGCAACCTCGCTGGTGTTCTTGGCGGTAATGTTGAGCCGCTGGGCCGCGGTTTGCCCTTGCTGGGCCGCGGCGCTGGCCTGGGTGGCTCCGGAGGAAATCTGCTCCATGGCCTTGTCCAGCTGCTCGGCCGCGGCGTTGGCCTGAGCGATGCCGCTGGCAAGCTCTTCCGTAGCCGAGGCAATGCGTTCGGCCACCTGCTGCCGTTTGGCGGCGGTGCGGCTGGCTGCCCGCTGGGCCGCCCGCTCCTTGGCAATACGGCGCTTTTCCACAAGATCTTGCGCCGCGTTCCGATCGGCCTCGGCATATCCTGGTGTGCGCCGCTGATTTGCTGCACTCGGGGGGGGAGCCAGTTTTGCCATCAGAGAATCCTCCACTTGTCCTAGGTGAATTGCATGAGCCGGCTTACGATTATCGATATCAAGATATCGTCTCAAAGAACCCGGACGCCTTTTTTCACAGCCTCCTCGACAACACTGCCCAGAAGCTCCGCAGAAAAAGGCTTGAGCAAGAAAAATGTGGCCTGCGCCACGCGCGCCGCCCTTTCCGTGCACTCCGAATCATCGCTTGTAATGATGATTGCCGGGATTCGGGGCGTCCCCATGGTCTCCGCGAGTTGCGTCAGCTCCTGCAGAATCTCCAGGCCGCTCACCTTGTCCATGAACACGTCCAACACCAGCAAATCATAGGTGTTCGTGGCCATGAGCTTGAGCACGTCCTCTCCATTGGGGACCACTTGCACCTCGTGCCCCATGGCGCTGAGCGCGTGGGCAATGATCTTGCGGTAAAACAGATCATCGTCAGCAACCAGAATGTTCGCCATAGGCACCTCCATGCATGAGGTCCCGCAAAGCAAGACCTGCGCCAGGATCGGCCTATGCATTTTAGTCTATTATTTAAGGGCAATAACGAGCAGTATTCGCCCGTCTTCCGGGGGAGGGGCCACAGAATGGAGGTACAAAAACCTCCACTGCGAGGCATACAGCAAAAAATAAGAGTAACTATTCCACCGAAGAAGATCTGATTAAATGCAGAGGCATAGACTATGATTGAATTTCTGCGGACTGTTATTGGAATATGCAACAAAAATGGTGGCATTTTTGCCACCCGCGCATGCGCCGTATTCGTGCGCAGGCCCACCACGCCACACGATTGCGCCGCAGACCTCTTCGGTCCGCGTGGAGGCAAATTTGCCTCCCAGGCAACGAGGATAGCCCTCCCCCACTTCCCAACGCCATTATTTCAGACCATTTTGCCTTTGAAACGAGCTCTCGGGGGAACTCCTTCGCAACGGCTTGTTATTCTTATTCCATACTAAATTACTGGATTGTAAAAGAGAGGAGCACCTCGCCCAAAAGGGTCCCCGTTCTCGCACGGATCTTGTTTCCAAAAACAATACAATGCCTCAGAAACAGGAAAGACTGAATCTACAACGCCTATCTGGAATACCACACCAAAAAAGGGCCTGGATCTGTGATCCAAGCCCTTGAAATACCCGTGGTGGAGACGAAGGGATTTGAACCCTCGACCTACGCGTTGCGAACGCGCCGCTCTCCCAACTGAGCTACGTCCCCACGAAGCAAGGGTTCTTATCCGATGCATCGCCCCAAGACAAGCGAAATATTGCGGCGGCTGTCGGCCCCCGCCGTGGGGCATCGCGCCACCGCAGCCGTCAGCGGCGGCGGAACTCCCACAGGCTGGCCGGCACGCCGCCGGCGGGCCAGTTGCGGGCATGGACTTTGGCCGCGTAGGCCTTGGAGGCATCGAACCCGCGGCGGTGCATGGCTTCGATGAACGGGCGATACACGGCGCGGTCTGGCTCGGCAATCCAGGCCACGCCCTCGGGGGCCACCACGCGATCCAGAAAATCGGCCACGGGCGGGATGAAGCGGTGCTCGTACACCACATCCCCGGCCCAGACCACGTCGAACACCCGTTTGCGGAAGGCCGGGGCGCGCCAGTCCATACACAGCCAAGCCGGGGCGCGGCCGTCAAGGTGCGCCTGATTTTCTACCGTGTTGCGCCGGGCAAAGGCCAGGGCATCGGCCTCGTAATCCATGGCCGTCACCCGGGCGCCCAGGCGGCTGCCCACCAGGGCCGTAAAGCCCAGGCCACAGCCGAGGTCCAGACAGCGGCGGCCGCAGATGCGCGACTGACTGCGCTCCAGCCACTGGGCCAGGAGATAGCTGGAGGGCCACAGCTCCGTCCAGTACGGCAGGCGTTCGTCCGCTTCAAATTGCCGGCGGCGGCGCAGGGCCGCGGGGTCTGTGTCCAGCAGGTCATCGTCTTCTTCATCGTCGGCCAGACGGTCCCAGAGGGTTTCCAGGTCCGCCAGGCTGGCGAGCTGCCAGCGCACGCCGGCGGCCTCCACGGTGAAGCATCTGCAGTCGTCGTATGCGTTCATGCGGCCGTGCTAACGGAAGACCGGGCGCAGCGCAATGCGCGGCCATCAATCCTGGGGCTGGGACATGAGGTAAAAGCCGAGATCCGCATCCCTGGCCGGCGCATTGGTGAACCGACCATGGATTACCTGCCGGCTGATCCCCGTAATCTCAAGCTCCCGGGTGATGGTGGGCCGCAG
This sequence is a window from Megalodesulfovibrio gigas DSM 1382 = ATCC 19364. Protein-coding genes within it:
- a CDS encoding class I SAM-dependent methyltransferase — protein: MNAYDDCRCFTVEAAGVRWQLASLADLETLWDRLADDEEDDDLLDTDPAALRRRRQFEADERLPYWTELWPSSYLLAQWLERSQSRICGRRCLDLGCGLGFTALVGSRLGARVTAMDYEADALAFARRNTVENQAHLDGRAPAWLCMDWRAPAFRKRVFDVVWAGDVVYEHRFIPPVADFLDRVVAPEGVAWIAEPDRAVYRPFIEAMHRRGFDASKAYAAKVHARNWPAGGVPASLWEFRRR
- a CDS encoding protein-glutamate methylesterase/protein-glutamine glutaminase — encoded protein: MRKVKVLIADDSALMRREIKKIMESSGEIEVIGVAKDGREAVDKAKELEPDVVALDINMPVMDGLTALQYIMMESPRPVVMISSLTREGALTTYEALELGAVDFVAKPGGTISKNMDQIAAEIIFKIRAAASVNIGRAGRRKKAQPQARPRPTPARTPRVTTPASPANKIVVIGLSTGGPKSIMDVLPQLPADFGVPVIVIQHMPGSFTTSFAQRLNSNCAFPFKEAQRADIIEPNHGYLAPGDVHMTLAPRGAGKPGFMVRLSEQPAETLHKPSVDVTMESVLECYGGNIIAVLMTGMGNDGARAMAAIRKAGGRTIAESEETAVVFGMPAEAIRLGGAEFVLPVQAIASKIISLVTS
- a CDS encoding chemotaxis protein CheW, with protein sequence MTKEELIVETGEGQLVTFSLSGEELAFPIGLVQEIVRPPVITKVPNTPSYMNGIANLRGSILPVINLRQRLGMDSKEMDDSTRVVVLDCGGTSTGIIVDSVSEVLHIDDKIIEVPPKVVAGIEGQYLRGVAKIGNGNRLVMILDADMLIPAAMGATGAKGTTAKAGRTGMVESKALEEEELMVTFRLAEEEFAIDIMQVQEIIRVTEITTVPKAPDFIKGVMSLRNRLLPIMDLRTRFGLEADETASAVGGSAAVDDDEIDARRIVVLDLDGVLTGIQVDSVSEVMRLPKSSIELPPAIINSEDASRLKGVGKLNKGERLLMLLDAARLLSDEERQEVAATAGSATRHELKAAQEIDDEAQLVCFHVAHEEYGIDIMRVQEIIRIEEITTVPKAPDFVEGIVNLRGNVLPVIDMRTRFNLEKGERTEQNRIVVLSIQGRTTGVIVDSVSEVLRMAKKDIEPPPSVLSGSSPDKRFIDGLGKLNKGKRIIILLNVDSILSGEEGLELMELAADTPAGDRPGEAERSAAAGGKEKARSGKGRATVVAQ
- a CDS encoding chemotaxis protein CheD, giving the protein MGPEQVVLTGEFKMARNAGLLVARGVGSCVVACLWDQARKLGGMAHIPMPSSSLDVQEAAHSPGLYADTALVGLLLPMERRGARREHMSVRLAGAGNMFEGCEVGFMGQLPTGILTSVTEVLRTLGLHVAAQSVGGAFGRSVFFDVGSGAIEVKLTNGKRVLL
- a CDS encoding response regulator, with product MANILVADDDLFYRKIIAHALSAMGHEVQVVPNGEDVLKLMATNTYDLLVLDVFMDKVSGLEILQELTQLAETMGTPRIPAIIITSDDSECTERAARVAQATFFLLKPFSAELLGSVVEEAVKKGVRVL
- a CDS encoding methyl-accepting chemotaxis protein, which produces MSASVATAIVQFLKGTEIIASASEEAASAAAQASTSTAEQMKAMKDIETATEELAQMAEDLKVNTDSEKSSEQLAATAEELSATISQANAASQQIMSAIRQIAKGAEQQSAAAEESSSAITQVNRQSQEIAQKAVDALEKVVNMVTLLTESKVAVDNLIVGISTSANVSTTSAENVKSLEVRVRQIDKIVDAITNVAMQTNMLAVNGAIEAARAGEYGKGFAVVASDIRTLANDSEQNAEKIKDLVRSIQDQVLIVSRDILELGSMANKDAHNAKKSTADLLRIEKEIGEVRVGIVSIQSNTGQAALAVEQAQQGVDQIASAAQQGSSAAQQASASATEQAKGMQELSQAIEDISALADELQAA